In Niallia sp. FSL W8-0635, one genomic interval encodes:
- the proB gene encoding glutamate 5-kinase, with amino-acid sequence MEKKRIVVKIGSSSLTDTKGVIDQSKLSDHIASIANLRKKGHEVLLVSSGAVAAGFAKLGYPSRPVTLKGKQAAAAVGQSLLIQSYNEQLSKFGMIPAQVLITRNDFSKRNRYRNAYSTLSELLERNILPIINENDTVSVEELTFGDNDMLSALVSGLIHADQLIILTDINGLYDKNPKDDPTARRIAYLPEITEEWKQAAKGSGSKVGTGGMKSKLIAAETALSLGVKVFIGKGTGENKLIDIIEGKGDGTYIGSDALTSINSNRQWISLHSTVQGSLYVDEGAELALVNKGSSLLPAGIYKVEGFFEKGNVVEVYGINGIIGKGEVLYSSEELKEILAQKREEQRIEKHSRLEVIHRDKWVKI; translated from the coding sequence ATGGAGAAAAAAAGAATTGTCGTAAAGATTGGAAGTAGCTCGTTAACGGACACAAAGGGTGTTATTGATCAATCGAAATTAAGCGACCATATTGCGAGTATCGCCAATTTAAGAAAGAAAGGCCATGAGGTTCTTTTAGTGTCATCAGGAGCAGTGGCAGCTGGCTTTGCAAAACTCGGGTATCCTTCAAGACCCGTTACATTGAAAGGAAAACAGGCAGCCGCTGCTGTTGGACAAAGCTTATTGATTCAAAGCTATAACGAACAATTGAGTAAGTTTGGAATGATCCCAGCTCAAGTATTAATAACGAGAAATGATTTCTCCAAACGTAATCGATACCGAAATGCTTATTCTACACTATCAGAGTTATTGGAAAGAAATATCTTGCCGATTATAAATGAAAATGACACTGTATCGGTGGAAGAATTAACATTTGGTGACAATGATATGTTATCAGCACTCGTTAGTGGGCTTATCCATGCAGATCAGTTAATTATTCTCACAGATATTAACGGCTTATATGACAAGAATCCCAAAGATGATCCAACTGCAAGAAGAATTGCTTATTTGCCAGAAATCACGGAAGAATGGAAGCAGGCAGCAAAAGGATCTGGATCCAAGGTTGGCACAGGTGGCATGAAATCAAAGCTCATCGCGGCGGAAACTGCTCTTTCATTAGGAGTGAAGGTATTTATCGGAAAAGGCACTGGAGAAAATAAGCTAATCGATATTATCGAGGGTAAGGGAGATGGAACATATATTGGCTCCGATGCTTTAACATCGATTAATAGTAATCGGCAGTGGATTTCTCTTCATTCCACTGTGCAAGGAAGCCTTTATGTCGATGAAGGGGCAGAACTAGCCTTGGTCAATAAGGGAAGTAGTTTATTGCCAGCTGGAATTTATAAAGTGGAAGGTTTTTTTGAAAAAGGGAATGTAGTAGAGGTATATGGCATAAATGGTATTATTGGAAAAGGAGAAGTCCTTTATTCTTCGGAAGAGTTAAAAGAAATTCTCGCGCAAAAAAGAGAAGAACAAAGAATAGAAAAACATTCGAGATTGGAAGTAATTCATCGGGATAAATGGGTGAAAATTTGA
- a CDS encoding Cof-type HAD-IIB family hydrolase codes for MTKNLEEKDIKLIALDMDGTLLNENGEIPEENRKAIKEAHDKGLHVVLSTGRSLATCKDHAKSLLLNSYLVTANGSEIWDTKGNLVERNLVDANHIQWMWGLAQQHKAKMWATSCDQLWFDEMPENVSELEWLKFGFHIEDNQIREKVLKSLQEKNCFEISNSSPVNIEVNALGINKARGLKKVCELLHISMDQVLAAGDSLNDISMIKEAGIGVAMGNAQDVVKETADVVTLTNNENGVAYAIRKWALKKEVAEIKK; via the coding sequence GTGACGAAAAATCTCGAAGAAAAAGACATTAAGTTAATTGCGCTAGATATGGATGGGACATTATTGAATGAAAACGGAGAAATACCGGAAGAGAATAGGAAAGCAATTAAAGAGGCCCATGACAAGGGACTGCACGTTGTTTTAAGTACAGGTCGTTCTCTTGCAACGTGTAAGGATCACGCAAAAAGCCTCTTATTAAATTCATATTTAGTTACAGCAAACGGAAGTGAAATTTGGGATACAAAGGGAAATTTAGTTGAAAGAAATCTTGTGGATGCGAACCATATCCAATGGATGTGGGGCTTAGCGCAGCAACATAAAGCGAAAATGTGGGCAACAAGCTGTGACCAATTATGGTTTGATGAGATGCCGGAAAATGTAAGTGAATTAGAGTGGCTTAAATTTGGGTTTCATATTGAAGACAATCAAATTAGAGAAAAGGTATTGAAAAGTTTACAAGAGAAAAATTGCTTTGAAATTAGTAATTCATCTCCAGTAAATATTGAGGTAAATGCACTAGGGATTAATAAAGCAAGAGGACTAAAAAAAGTATGTGAGCTATTACATATCTCGATGGATCAAGTATTGGCAGCTGGAGATAGTCTGAATGATATTAGCATGATTAAAGAAGCTGGAATAGGCGTTGCAATGGGAAATGCCCAAGATGTTGTAAAGGAGACAGCAGATGTTGTAACCTTAACAAATAATGAAAATGGTGTCGCCTATGCAATCAGAAAATGGGCATTAAAAAAAGAAGTAGCAGAAATAAAAAAATAA
- a CDS encoding DMT family transporter encodes MRPIILGIFAALFFAFTFVLNQSMEIGGGSWLWSASLRYFFMVPLLMLIVICRKNITVVWQELKANPVSWLLWSTVGFGFFYAGICFAGAFGPGWLVAGTWQLTIISGTLLAPLFYEKKMGRDGSIQLARRKIPFKSLTFSILIVLGVIIMQLEFAVSLSIKDALFCLIPILIASFAYPLGNRKMMELCKDRLDVFQRVLGMTIASLPFWILLSIIAVLTVGLPGKQQVGQSAIVAVFSGIIATVLFFAATDLVKDNMVKLGAVEATQSLEILFALLGEVIFLSAHLPSLISFLGICLVMFGMILHSVYSSKKIHINSSIEA; translated from the coding sequence TTGAGACCGATTATTTTAGGTATATTTGCTGCGCTATTTTTTGCGTTTACATTTGTATTGAATCAGTCGATGGAAATAGGTGGAGGAAGCTGGTTATGGAGCGCTTCGTTACGTTATTTTTTTATGGTGCCATTACTTATGTTGATTGTAATATGTAGAAAAAACATTACTGTTGTATGGCAGGAACTAAAAGCAAATCCTGTTTCTTGGTTATTATGGAGTACCGTTGGCTTTGGCTTTTTTTATGCTGGGATTTGTTTTGCTGGTGCATTTGGACCAGGCTGGCTTGTAGCAGGTACTTGGCAGCTTACAATCATTTCTGGGACATTACTTGCACCTTTATTTTATGAGAAAAAGATGGGGAGAGATGGGAGCATTCAATTAGCCCGAAGAAAAATTCCATTTAAAAGTTTAACCTTTTCCATTTTAATTGTTCTTGGTGTTATTATTATGCAGTTAGAATTCGCTGTGTCTCTTTCTATAAAGGATGCTTTATTTTGTCTTATTCCTATACTTATTGCATCTTTTGCCTATCCGTTAGGAAATCGGAAAATGATGGAGCTTTGTAAGGATCGATTAGATGTTTTTCAACGTGTATTAGGAATGACAATTGCAAGTCTTCCATTTTGGATACTATTATCCATTATTGCTGTATTAACTGTCGGGCTTCCAGGCAAGCAACAAGTTGGTCAATCAGCAATAGTGGCAGTATTTTCAGGTATTATTGCGACAGTTTTATTTTTTGCAGCAACAGACTTAGTTAAAGACAATATGGTTAAATTAGGAGCAGTAGAAGCAACGCAATCTCTGGAAATTTTATTTGCTTTATTAGGAGAAGTAATTTTTTTATCTGCCCATCTACCTAGCCTAATCAGTTTCCTAGGCATTTGCTTGGTTATGTTCGGAATGATTTTGCATAGTGTATATTCAAGTAAGAAAATACACATAAATAGTAGCATTGAAGCATAA
- a CDS encoding ABC transporter ATP-binding protein: protein MIKRFFSYYKPHKKLFTLDFLSAITVALLELAFPLAVSWYIDDLLPEGNWGTILSVGVGLLLLYVTSTFLQYIVNYWGHKLGINIETDMRGQLFTHVQRQSFSFFDNTKTGHIMSRITNDLFDIGELAHHGPEDLFIAIMTFVGAFWIMLTINIKLALIVIFIVPILVWLITYCNRSMNKAWGQMYGDIADVNARVEDSVSGVRVVQSFTNEEYEISRFTVNNKRFRKAKIGAYKVMSITSSSVYMLMRFFTLVVLVFGAWLTFNNQMKIGELVSFILFVNILQKPIDKISAILELYPKGMAGFKRFLELLDSAPKILDRKDAIEVKSLKGDITLTDVTFSYDSNPVLNNINLSINAGETIAFVGPSGAGKTTICSLIPRFYDVNNGSIKIDGIDIRDMTMKSLRSQIGIVQQDVFLFTGTLKENIAYGNLNASDDEIHEAVRRAHLEELVLKLPEGYETQIGERGLKLSGGQKQRIAIARMFLKNPPILILDEATSALDTETELIIQNSLNELAKNRTTLIIAHRLATIRNADRIVVVTENGIEEEGKHDELLAQNGIFATLHRVQYQR, encoded by the coding sequence ATGATTAAACGTTTTTTTTCATATTATAAACCACATAAAAAATTATTTACGCTCGACTTCTTAAGTGCGATAACTGTTGCACTATTAGAGCTCGCTTTTCCACTTGCGGTCTCTTGGTATATTGATGATTTACTTCCAGAAGGAAATTGGGGTACGATTTTATCTGTTGGTGTGGGATTGCTGCTATTATACGTAACAAGTACCTTTCTTCAATACATTGTCAATTATTGGGGACATAAGCTTGGGATAAATATTGAAACGGATATGCGAGGTCAATTATTTACCCATGTGCAAAGACAATCATTTTCTTTTTTTGACAATACAAAAACAGGACATATCATGAGTCGTATTACCAATGATTTATTTGATATTGGAGAACTTGCCCATCATGGACCAGAGGATTTGTTTATTGCTATAATGACTTTTGTTGGTGCGTTTTGGATTATGCTTACGATTAATATAAAACTAGCATTAATTGTTATTTTCATCGTTCCCATTCTAGTTTGGCTTATTACATATTGTAACAGAAGCATGAATAAAGCGTGGGGACAAATGTATGGGGATATTGCAGACGTAAACGCTAGAGTAGAAGATAGTGTATCTGGTGTACGTGTTGTTCAATCTTTTACAAATGAAGAGTATGAAATTTCTAGATTTACAGTAAATAATAAAAGATTCCGTAAGGCGAAAATAGGTGCATATAAAGTAATGTCCATTACATCTTCTTCTGTATATATGCTAATGAGATTTTTTACTTTAGTAGTTTTAGTCTTTGGAGCTTGGCTTACCTTTAATAATCAAATGAAAATAGGGGAATTAGTTTCCTTTATCTTGTTTGTGAATATATTACAAAAACCAATCGATAAAATTAGTGCAATATTAGAACTATATCCGAAGGGAATGGCTGGCTTTAAGCGTTTCTTGGAATTGTTAGATTCTGCTCCAAAAATTTTAGATCGCAAAGATGCGATAGAAGTAAAATCTTTAAAGGGAGATATCACTTTAACAGATGTAACCTTTAGCTATGACAGTAATCCAGTCTTAAATAATATTAATCTTTCCATTAATGCTGGTGAAACAATCGCTTTTGTTGGACCTTCTGGTGCCGGGAAAACGACGATTTGTTCGTTAATTCCTCGTTTTTATGATGTAAATAACGGGAGTATCAAAATTGACGGAATCGATATTCGCGATATGACGATGAAATCATTACGTTCACAAATTGGCATTGTACAGCAAGATGTATTTTTATTTACTGGCACGTTAAAAGAAAATATTGCTTATGGAAATTTGAATGCGTCAGATGATGAAATTCATGAAGCGGTTAGAAGAGCACATCTTGAAGAATTAGTGCTTAAACTGCCAGAAGGCTATGAAACTCAAATCGGAGAAAGAGGATTGAAGCTATCAGGTGGACAGAAGCAAAGAATTGCAATTGCTCGGATGTTCCTAAAAAACCCGCCAATTCTCATATTAGATGAAGCGACTTCTGCACTTGATACAGAAACGGAATTAATTATCCAAAACTCTTTAAATGAGCTAGCTAAAAACCGAACTACATTAATCATTGCACATCGCCTTGCGACAATTCGCAATGCTGATCGCATTGTTGTAGTAACGGAAAATGGGATAGAAGAAGAAGGAAAGCATGATGAATTATTAGCACAGAACGGAATTTTTGCTACCCTTCATCGGGTTCAATATCAGCGTTAA
- a CDS encoding LysR family transcriptional regulator, translating to MDYHLLTFVTVAEKLNFTRAAESLHITQSAVTLSIKALEKKYNITFLDRTNKYVRLTKAGELFYFHAKKILSEYNEVNNLIDHLSETTNRPLSIGSSFTFGEYLLPKVIADYIKMDKKHENPMISIRNSHRIIDQLLLGEIDLGIIDSHLKTHPHLTITPFKEDELVVIVSKNHRFSGLSSIELKYLYDETWILREDGSGTREVVNQFFQNQDFAPPTIRSFGSTQIIKESVEADLGISIVSKYAIQKEIFMETLSVLRIKNEPITRYFSYIIPEFSFKQHAVSPLINELTKENTLYQNLSFGE from the coding sequence TTGGATTATCATTTATTAACCTTTGTAACAGTTGCTGAAAAACTAAATTTTACTAGGGCAGCAGAAAGCTTACATATTACTCAATCAGCTGTAACGCTTTCCATTAAAGCACTTGAAAAAAAGTATAATATTACCTTTTTAGACAGAACGAATAAATATGTTAGACTTACAAAAGCAGGTGAACTTTTTTATTTTCATGCAAAGAAAATTTTATCAGAGTATAATGAAGTGAATAATTTAATTGATCACCTTTCAGAGACGACAAACCGTCCTTTATCCATCGGTTCTAGCTTTACATTTGGAGAATATTTACTACCTAAAGTAATTGCCGATTATATAAAAATGGACAAGAAACATGAAAATCCAATGATAAGTATTAGAAATTCCCATCGTATTATTGATCAATTACTACTAGGAGAAATTGATTTAGGGATTATTGATAGTCATTTAAAAACCCATCCACATTTAACAATAACACCATTTAAAGAAGATGAACTAGTCGTTATCGTAAGTAAAAATCATCGGTTTTCTGGTCTTTCATCCATTGAATTAAAATATTTGTACGATGAAACTTGGATACTTAGAGAAGATGGTTCAGGAACAAGAGAAGTAGTAAATCAGTTTTTTCAAAATCAAGACTTCGCTCCACCTACTATTCGCTCATTTGGAAGCACACAAATTATAAAAGAGTCGGTAGAAGCAGATTTGGGGATATCCATTGTTTCTAAATATGCAATCCAGAAAGAAATCTTTATGGAGACACTTAGTGTATTACGCATTAAAAATGAACCCATAACAAGATACTTTTCCTATATTATTCCTGAATTTTCCTTTAAGCAGCATGCTGTATCCCCTCTTATCAACGAGTTAACAAAGGAAAATACCCTTTATCAAAACCTTTCTTTTGGTGAATAA
- the trpA gene encoding tryptophan synthase subunit alpha, giving the protein MKTIQQAFNEVLEKGDKAFVPYIMAGDGGLETLKDKVLFLEEAGATAIELGIPFSDPVADGPIIQAAGIRSLKAGTTLKGVFEAIQSFRELTTIPLVMMTYLNPILAYGVESFFQACEKATINGLIVPDLPVEEEVIVEELAAKHHVEIIRLVTLTSPLDRIENIAKKGKGFLYAVTVNGITGSRTSFQAHLGTHLLKVKEVSPIPVLAGFGISSPEHVTSMTEYCDGVIVGSRIVELFSENKLEEIKELIAASKRGNTLSAI; this is encoded by the coding sequence ATGAAAACAATCCAACAAGCCTTTAATGAGGTACTTGAAAAAGGAGATAAAGCATTTGTTCCATATATTATGGCTGGAGACGGAGGGCTTGAAACATTAAAGGATAAAGTGCTCTTTCTTGAAGAGGCAGGCGCTACTGCGATTGAACTGGGCATTCCATTCTCTGATCCTGTCGCAGATGGACCGATTATTCAAGCCGCTGGCATCCGCTCCCTTAAAGCAGGAACAACACTTAAAGGCGTTTTTGAAGCAATTCAATCTTTTAGAGAGTTAACTACTATTCCCCTTGTCATGATGACTTATTTGAATCCTATCTTAGCATATGGAGTAGAGTCATTTTTCCAAGCCTGTGAAAAAGCGACGATAAATGGATTGATTGTGCCTGATTTACCGGTCGAAGAAGAAGTAATCGTAGAAGAACTAGCGGCAAAGCATCATGTTGAAATTATCCGATTAGTGACATTAACAAGTCCCTTAGATCGAATCGAAAATATCGCTAAGAAAGGTAAGGGCTTCTTATATGCCGTAACCGTAAACGGGATAACGGGTTCAAGAACTAGCTTCCAAGCACATTTAGGTACACATTTACTAAAGGTAAAGGAAGTAAGTCCAATCCCAGTCTTAGCTGGATTCGGCATTTCTTCTCCAGAGCATGTTACGAGTATGACAGAATATTGTGATGGCGTAATCGTAGGAAGCAGAATCGTGGAACTGTTCTCAGAGAACAAGTTAGAGGAAATAAAGGAACTTATTGCTGCAAGTAAGAGAGGAAATACATTGTCTGCCATTTAA
- the trpB gene encoding tryptophan synthase subunit beta has product MAETTYAFPDKRGHFGMYGGRYVPETLMQAVTELETEYKKAQQDPAFHEELNNLLKDYVGRETPLYFAENLTKYAGGAKIYLKREDLNHTGAHKINNSLGQALLAKRMGKKKVVAETGAGQHGVATATACALLNLECTIFMGEEDIRRQKLNVFRMELLGAKVVGVTSGSATLKDACNEALRYWVTNVVDTHYILGSVMGPHPFPMMVRDFQSVIGKEAKKQYVEKVGNLPEAIVACIGGGSNAMGIFYPFIGDESVALYGVEASGHGLHTEKHAASLSKGKPGVLHGSYMYLLQNEDGQIQEAHSISAGLDYPGIGPEHSYLHDIGRATYESITDDEAFEALQLLCKVEGIIPALESAHAISYAVKLAAKMDKEEGIIVCLSGRGDKDVNTVMDRMGE; this is encoded by the coding sequence ATGGCAGAAACAACATATGCGTTTCCAGATAAAAGAGGACATTTCGGAATGTATGGAGGAAGATATGTTCCAGAAACATTGATGCAGGCAGTAACAGAGCTTGAAACAGAATATAAGAAAGCACAACAGGATCCAGCTTTTCATGAGGAATTAAATAATTTATTAAAGGATTATGTGGGGAGAGAAACACCTCTGTATTTTGCGGAAAATCTCACAAAATACGCAGGCGGTGCAAAAATTTATTTAAAGAGAGAAGATTTAAATCATACAGGAGCTCATAAAATTAATAATTCCTTAGGTCAAGCTTTACTGGCGAAAAGAATGGGGAAAAAGAAAGTTGTTGCGGAAACAGGAGCTGGACAGCATGGTGTAGCCACTGCAACTGCATGTGCATTATTAAACTTAGAATGTACGATTTTTATGGGGGAAGAAGATATTAGAAGACAGAAGCTGAATGTGTTCCGAATGGAATTACTAGGTGCAAAAGTCGTTGGTGTTACTTCTGGAAGTGCCACACTTAAGGATGCTTGTAATGAAGCCTTACGCTATTGGGTAACAAATGTAGTTGATACACACTATATTCTAGGTTCTGTAATGGGTCCACATCCTTTCCCAATGATGGTCCGTGATTTTCAAAGTGTCATTGGTAAAGAAGCAAAAAAACAATATGTGGAAAAAGTCGGAAACCTGCCAGAAGCAATTGTTGCTTGCATTGGTGGTGGCAGTAATGCAATGGGAATCTTTTATCCGTTTATTGGGGATGAAAGTGTGGCTTTATATGGAGTGGAGGCTTCGGGGCATGGCCTCCATACGGAAAAGCATGCGGCTTCCTTATCTAAAGGGAAACCAGGTGTGTTACATGGCTCTTATATGTACTTATTACAAAATGAAGACGGACAAATTCAAGAAGCGCATTCTATTTCTGCAGGCTTAGATTATCCTGGTATCGGTCCAGAGCATAGCTATCTTCATGATATCGGACGGGCAACCTATGAATCGATAACAGATGATGAAGCCTTTGAAGCACTTCAGCTCCTTTGTAAAGTAGAAGGGATTATTCCTGCCTTAGAGAGTGCCCATGCAATTAGCTATGCAGTGAAGCTTGCTGCTAAGATGGATAAGGAAGAAGGAATTATTGTTTGCTTATCTGGTAGAGGAGATAAGGACGTAAATACAGTTATGGATAGAATGGGGGAATAA
- a CDS encoding phosphoribosylanthranilate isomerase — protein sequence MKVKICGITTNDAAACAIQYGANALGFVFANSKRKINPEKAKSIIDTLPKDVMKVGVFVNETKENIEKIAKISGINMIQLHGDETPEFASSFSLPIIKAFSISSKEDLQQVTAFPCEYALLDSPRGKYHGGNGTAFDWSMMKDYDFGQKKIILAGGLNESNLVEAIQTTNPFMVDVSSGVETDGKKDLVKIKKFLQIGKTVHI from the coding sequence GTGAAGGTGAAAATTTGTGGCATTACAACGAATGATGCAGCAGCATGTGCCATTCAGTATGGAGCAAATGCATTAGGCTTTGTATTTGCGAATAGTAAACGAAAAATAAATCCAGAAAAGGCAAAGTCAATTATTGATACTCTACCTAAAGATGTCATGAAGGTAGGAGTCTTTGTCAATGAGACTAAAGAAAATATAGAGAAGATTGCGAAAATATCAGGGATAAATATGATTCAGCTTCACGGAGATGAAACGCCGGAATTTGCTTCAAGCTTTTCTTTGCCAATCATTAAGGCATTTAGTATTTCATCAAAGGAAGATCTGCAACAAGTAACGGCTTTTCCATGTGAATATGCGTTACTAGATAGCCCCAGAGGAAAGTATCATGGAGGAAACGGAACAGCATTTGATTGGAGTATGATGAAGGATTATGACTTTGGTCAAAAGAAAATAATCCTCGCTGGTGGATTAAATGAATCAAACTTAGTCGAAGCCATCCAGACAACGAACCCTTTTATGGTAGATGTTAGCAGTGGAGTGGAAACAGATGGTAAAAAGGACTTAGTGAAGATAAAAAAATTTTTACAAATCGGAAAAACAGTTCATATTTGA
- the trpC gene encoding indole-3-glycerol phosphate synthase TrpC, translated as METILDKIIAKKSETIEKLYKRKEELKTIVQSNEKRSLLNKMKKAEALSIIAEFKRASPSKGDINVEKDPTEQAKMYELYGADAISVLTDTPFFKGSYEDLAKARNAVNLPILCKDFIVDKIQIDFAKAYGADLILLIAAALEDEKLHELYAHATKLGLEVLLEVHNEEELDRALKTDASLIGVNNRNLKTFEVTLDTTEKLAAKIKESGRFMVSESGIATFEDILKVTSCGANAVLVGETFMKATDLESKIKEMKVSLKAEIK; from the coding sequence GTGGAAACCATCTTGGATAAAATTATTGCCAAAAAAAGCGAAACGATTGAGAAGTTATATAAAAGAAAAGAGGAGCTAAAGACAATCGTTCAAAGCAATGAAAAAAGATCGTTATTAAATAAAATGAAGAAGGCTGAAGCATTATCTATCATTGCTGAGTTTAAGCGGGCGTCTCCATCAAAGGGAGATATAAATGTGGAGAAGGATCCAACGGAACAAGCTAAAATGTATGAATTATATGGTGCAGATGCCATTTCGGTGTTAACAGATACACCTTTTTTTAAAGGATCATACGAGGATTTGGCTAAGGCAAGAAATGCAGTCAATTTGCCAATTCTATGCAAGGATTTTATTGTCGATAAGATTCAAATCGATTTTGCTAAAGCCTATGGCGCGGACCTCATTTTATTAATTGCTGCGGCATTAGAGGATGAAAAGCTTCATGAATTATATGCGCATGCGACGAAATTAGGGCTGGAAGTATTGCTGGAGGTTCATAATGAAGAGGAATTGGATAGAGCCTTAAAGACAGATGCTTCACTAATTGGAGTGAATAACAGAAACTTAAAAACATTTGAGGTAACGCTGGACACTACAGAAAAATTAGCTGCAAAAATTAAAGAAAGTGGCCGATTTATGGTTAGTGAAAGTGGCATTGCAACATTTGAGGATATTTTAAAGGTTACATCTTGTGGTGCGAACGCCGTTTTAGTTGGAGAGACCTTTATGAAGGCAACAGACCTTGAAAGTAAAATCAAAGAAATGAAAGTATCGTTAAAGGCGGAGATAAAGTGA
- the trpD gene encoding anthranilate phosphoribosyltransferase, with translation MKEYVEKLMANQSLTESEMENAASKLFLDETTDTEIAAFITSLKMKGETVEEIVGIVNAVRKQTLPFSDTIIGCIDNCGTGGDRSQSFNISSTSAFVLAGAGIPVAKHGNRSISSKTGSADVLEELGIKLNVTPEQNIRQLEEVGITFLFAQHVQPKMGRIMKVRRELKLPTIFNLIGPLTNPISLETQVLGIYRSDLLVRFAECLQKLGRKRAVVLNGAGGMDEASLQGGNQLVILQNGKIEETILTPNDVHLPYYSNEQIRGGDAKENAAILLNVLKGEQGAYRDTVLLNAGIGIYTAGRADSIVEGVNVAKESIDSGAALHKLNQLVETSKEFEGAGI, from the coding sequence ATGAAAGAATATGTAGAAAAATTAATGGCGAATCAATCATTAACCGAATCTGAAATGGAAAATGCGGCAAGTAAGCTATTTTTAGACGAAACAACGGATACAGAGATTGCTGCTTTTATTACAAGCTTAAAAATGAAGGGAGAAACGGTAGAGGAAATTGTCGGTATCGTAAATGCTGTACGGAAGCAAACTCTCCCTTTTTCCGATACGATTATTGGCTGTATTGATAACTGTGGTACTGGTGGAGACAGATCTCAAAGCTTTAACATAAGCAGTACTTCCGCATTCGTTTTAGCGGGAGCGGGAATTCCTGTAGCGAAGCACGGAAATCGCAGTATTTCTAGTAAAACAGGAAGTGCTGATGTTCTAGAAGAGCTGGGAATTAAATTAAATGTGACCCCAGAACAAAATATTCGCCAATTAGAAGAAGTAGGAATTACATTTTTATTTGCTCAGCATGTACAACCGAAAATGGGCAGAATTATGAAGGTGCGTAGAGAATTAAAGCTTCCAACAATTTTTAATTTAATTGGACCATTAACAAACCCAATATCTCTTGAAACACAAGTATTAGGAATATACAGAAGTGATTTACTTGTCAGATTTGCTGAGTGCTTACAAAAATTAGGCAGAAAGCGAGCGGTTGTTTTAAACGGAGCAGGCGGAATGGACGAAGCTTCCCTGCAAGGGGGAAATCAACTGGTGATTTTGCAAAATGGAAAGATTGAGGAAACCATTCTTACTCCAAATGATGTACACCTTCCTTATTATTCAAATGAACAAATTCGTGGAGGGGATGCAAAAGAAAATGCGGCTATATTATTGAATGTCTTAAAGGGGGAACAGGGCGCATATCGTGATACAGTTCTTTTGAATGCAGGTATTGGTATTTATACGGCAGGAAGAGCTGACAGTATTGTCGAAGGAGTAAATGTAGCGAAGGAAAGTATTGATTCTGGAGCAGCACTTCATAAATTAAATCAATTGGTGGAGACAAGTAAAGAATTCGAAGGGGCAGGGATATAA
- a CDS encoding anthranilate synthase component II — MILLIDNYDSFTYNLFQYLGELGEEITVFRNDEISIDAIRHLNPERIVLSPGPGRPENAGILIELIQTLHKEFPILGICLGHQGIGYAFGSEVVKAGNVMHGKTSKLKVTGDSVFRNIENPIEVMRYHSLVIKKDTLNDEFEVLAYSTDDEEIMAIKHKRYPLYGYQFHPESVGTDCGKQLLENFILETRKEVQR; from the coding sequence ATGATTTTATTAATCGATAATTATGACTCTTTTACGTATAACTTATTTCAGTATTTAGGAGAATTAGGGGAAGAAATTACGGTTTTTCGAAACGATGAAATATCGATTGATGCTATTCGTCACTTAAATCCAGAGCGGATTGTATTGTCACCAGGACCAGGTAGACCGGAAAATGCGGGGATATTAATCGAACTTATCCAAACGCTTCATAAGGAGTTTCCGATTCTAGGCATTTGTCTTGGACATCAGGGCATTGGATATGCATTCGGATCAGAGGTAGTAAAGGCAGGAAATGTGATGCACGGAAAAACATCGAAATTAAAGGTAACCGGTGATTCTGTTTTCCGAAATATAGAAAATCCAATAGAAGTGATGCGCTACCACTCCTTAGTGATAAAGAAAGATACATTAAACGATGAATTTGAAGTTTTGGCTTATTCAACCGATGATGAAGAGATTATGGCGATAAAGCATAAGCGTTATCCACTATACGGCTATCAATTTCATCCAGAATCAGTAGGAACTGACTGCGGAAAACAGTTATTAGAAAATTTTATCCTTGAAACAAGAAAGGAAGTTCAAAGATGA